A region of the Desulfarculaceae bacterium genome:
GGCAATTTGGCCAAACTAGCAAATAAGGAGGTGCGGCTGATGGACGCAAGCAGACAAAACCGGTTGGAGGCGAGGGCGCGCATCCTCAAGGCCCTGGGACATGCCTCCCGCCTGATGATCGTGGAGGAGCTGGCCGGCGGCGAGAAGTGCGTGGCCGACCTCACCGAGATGGTGGGCAGCGACATGTCCACCGTGTCCAAGCACCTGAGCCTACTCAAGTCCGTCGGGCTGGTGGAGGACCGCCGCCAAGGCACCCAAATTTTTTACCGCCTCACCGCCCCCTGCGTGCTGGGCTTCTTCGAGTGCGTGGAAAACGTGATGGACGCCCAGGTGCAGCGTCAGATTCTTTTGGCCAAGTAAGGACCAAGGCAGGCAAGCCATGATGAAGGAACGCTACAAGCTACTGATCATCGCCGGGGTGTTCGCCGCCGCCTACTTCGTGCCCTGGGGCAACGAGGTGGTGCGCCGCTCGGGCCTGGAGGCCTTCCTCATGCTCCGGGAGTATGCCCGCGAGCACGTGCTCACCTGCCTGATCCCCGCCTTCTTCATCGCCGGGGCCATCAGCGTGTTCGTGTCCCAGGCCGCGGTGCTCAAGTACTTCGGAGCCAAGGCCAAGAAGGTGCTCTCCTACTCGGTGGCCTCGGTGTCCGGCTCGGTCTTGGCGGTGTGCTCCTGCACCGTGCTGCCCCTGTTCGCGGGCATCTACACCCGGGGCGCTGGAATAGGCCCGGCCACGGCCTTTCTCTACTCCGGCCCGGCCATCAACGTCTTGGCCATCGTGCTCACCGCCCGCATCCTGGGTTGGGAGCTGGGCCTGGCCCGGGCCATTGGCGCGGTGGTCTTCGCCATCATCACCGGCCTGATCATGGCCCTGATCTTCCGCAAGGACGACGCGGCCCGCGCTGCGGGCGAAATCTACCTGCCCGAGGACGAGGGCACCGGCCGCTCCCTGGGGCAGGAAGCCCTGTTCATGCTCACCCTGGTGCTCATCCTGGTCTTCGCGGCCTTTGCCCGCCCCGAGGCCGGCGAGGCCGGAGTGTGGGCCCTGTTGTTCGGGATCAAGTGGTGGGTCACCGCCGGGCTGCTGGTGGTGCTGGTGTTCATGCTGCGCGCCTGGTTCCAGCGCGAGGAGCGGGTGGAGTGGGTGCAGTCCACCTGGGGCTTCATGAAGCAGATCCTGCCCCTGTTGGGCGCGGGCGTTTTGGTGGCCGGCTTCATGCTGGGCCGTCCGGGCCACCCGGCCCTCATCCCGCCGGAGTGGATCTCCGGCGCCCTGGGGGGCAACGGCCTGGGGGCCAACCTCTTCGCCTCGGTGGCCGGGGCCCTGATGTACTTCGCCACTCTCACCGAGATACCCATCCTGCAAGGGCTCATCGGCGCGGGCATGGGCAAGGGCCCGGCCCTGGCCCTGCTCTTGGCCGGCCCGGCGCTCAGCCTGCCCAACATGCTGGTGATCGGCGGGGTGATGGGCTGGAAGAAGACGGCGGTGTTTTGCTCGATCATCGTGGTCATGTCCACCATCGCCGGATTGATTTACGGCGCGGTATTCGCCTGAGCCGGGGTTCGACCCAAGCGGACACGCCAAAACCGCGAGGAACGATATGAAGAACAAGAGGGTAATCGGATTATTGGGAATGGCCGGGTTTGTGGTCATGGCCGACAACTGGGTGGTCTCGCCCATCCTGCCGGCCATCGCCCAGGACCTGGGCATGGACATCGCCACCGCCGGGCTGCTGATCACCGCTTACATGGTGCCCTTCGGCCTGTTGCAGCTGGTATTCGGCCCCCTGGCCGACCGCTACGGCAAGAAGCAGGTGATCACCTTCTCCATGATCATCTTCACCCTGGCCACCGCGGCCTGCGCCCTGGGCCTGGGCCTGGCCGACCTGGCCCTGTACCGCGCCCTCACCGGCGCCTTCGCCGCTTCGGTGATGCCCATCTCCCTGGCCCTTATCGGCGACCTGTTCCCCATCGAGAAGCGCCAGGGAGCCATCGGCTCCTTCATGGGCATCAGCTTTTTGGGCCAGGGCCTGAGCATGGCCATCGGCGGGGTGACCGCCTACTTCCTTAGCTGGCGCGGAGTGTTCGTGCTCTACGGCCTGCTCTCGGTCATCCCCACCCTGGCCCTGATCAAGGCCTACGCCTCGCTGCCCTCGGCCAAGAACCCCCAGGCCCGCTTCCTGGCCCCCTACCGCAAGCTCATCTCCGACCGCCGCAGCCTGAACACCTATATCCTGGTGCTTCTGGAAGGCATGTTCATCATCGGGGCCTTCTCCTACCTGGGGGCCTACATCGCCCAGATGCAGCACCTGAACTACCTGCACATCGGCCTGATCATGACCGCCTTCGGCCTGGCCACGGTGATCGGCGGGCGGCTCAGCGGCAAGCTGGCGGCGTCCATGGGCCCGCGCAACCTGCTCACCCTGGGCCTGCTCCTGGCCGCCACCGCCGAGCTGCTCCTGGGCTTCGGGGGCCACTGGCTGGGCTCGCTGGTGGCGGCGGTGGCCCTGTTGGGCTTCGGCTTCATATTCACCCACTCCACCTTGCTCACCCGGGCCACCGAGTTCGCCCAAAAGGCGCGGGGCGCGGCCATGTCCCTGGTGGCCTTCTGCTTCATGGGCGGCGGCGGGGCGGGCACCGCCCTGGGCGGGGCCCTGGTCTCCCGCTGGGGGCTCATAGACCTGTTCTATCTCTACGGCGTGGCCCTGCTGCTCACCTGGCTGCTGAGCTTCGCCCTGATCCGTCACCACGTCATAGAATGCGACGAGCTGGCCATCGAGGTGGCCGAGTAATCCGCCGGAGCGCGGCGAGGTAAGTATCCATGGACGGCATACGCAAGATAAACGTGGGCGGCGACAGCATCGGCATCCGGGGCCTGGACGACGCCATCGAGGAGCTACAAGCCGAGTACGCGGCCAAGAGCGACACCGAGGTGGCCGAGGCCATGCTGGCCAAGCTGGAGAAGACCAACTACTTCGCGCCCCCGGCCCGGGGTGAATACGCCGCCGCCCTGCTGCGTGAGTTCCGCAAGGCCCTGGGCCAGCCCTACGAGGAAGGCGCGGCGGGCGGGCTCACGGTGCGGGTGCTGGGGCCGGGCTGCCCCCGCTGCGAGCAGCTGTTCCACCGGGTGGCCAAGGTGCTGGCCGAGCTGAACCTGGCCGCCGACCTGGATAGCATCAAGGACCCCAAGGAAATCGCGGCCACCGGGGTGGTGATAACCCCGGGGCTGATCATAAACGGCCGGGTGGTGGCCAGCGGCAAGGTGCCCGGCGAACCACAGCTCAGCCAGTGGCTGCGCGCGGCCGCGGAAGAGTAAACAAGGAGCGAGAATCATGCAGATCAAAGTGCTGGGGCCGGGCTGCCCCAAGTGTCACAAGACCGAGGAGATCGTGCGCGAGGCCGTGGCCGAGGCGGGCGTGGAGGCCCAGATCGAAAAGGTCACCGGCACAATGGACATCGCGGCGGCGGGGGTTTTTGGCACCCCGGCGGTCATCGTGGACGGCGAGGTGAAGATCGTGGGCAAGGTGCCCAGCAAGGATCAGGTCAAGTCCTGGCTGTAGGCCCGGGGGCCGCCAGGCGTGCATAAAGTTTAGCGCTATAGAGGACATAAGGGGGTTGGTGATGACGTCTTCCTGTTGCGCCGCCGGGGAGCAAGGCCGCCAAGGCGGCGATTGTTGCGCGACCGACGGCAACGTGATGCTGCTCGCCTGCTCGGGGGGCTCCAACGTGGGCCAGCTGGCCAACCGGGCCTGCGTGGAGTTGACCCAGGACGGCCTGGGCAAGATGTTCTGCCTGGC
Encoded here:
- a CDS encoding metalloregulator ArsR/SmtB family transcription factor → MDASRQNRLEARARILKALGHASRLMIVEELAGGEKCVADLTEMVGSDMSTVSKHLSLLKSVGLVEDRRQGTQIFYRLTAPCVLGFFECVENVMDAQVQRQILLAK
- a CDS encoding permease, which gives rise to MMKERYKLLIIAGVFAAAYFVPWGNEVVRRSGLEAFLMLREYAREHVLTCLIPAFFIAGAISVFVSQAAVLKYFGAKAKKVLSYSVASVSGSVLAVCSCTVLPLFAGIYTRGAGIGPATAFLYSGPAINVLAIVLTARILGWELGLARAIGAVVFAIITGLIMALIFRKDDAARAAGEIYLPEDEGTGRSLGQEALFMLTLVLILVFAAFARPEAGEAGVWALLFGIKWWVTAGLLVVLVFMLRAWFQREERVEWVQSTWGFMKQILPLLGAGVLVAGFMLGRPGHPALIPPEWISGALGGNGLGANLFASVAGALMYFATLTEIPILQGLIGAGMGKGPALALLLAGPALSLPNMLVIGGVMGWKKTAVFCSIIVVMSTIAGLIYGAVFA
- a CDS encoding MFS transporter; translated protein: MKNKRVIGLLGMAGFVVMADNWVVSPILPAIAQDLGMDIATAGLLITAYMVPFGLLQLVFGPLADRYGKKQVITFSMIIFTLATAACALGLGLADLALYRALTGAFAASVMPISLALIGDLFPIEKRQGAIGSFMGISFLGQGLSMAIGGVTAYFLSWRGVFVLYGLLSVIPTLALIKAYASLPSAKNPQARFLAPYRKLISDRRSLNTYILVLLEGMFIIGAFSYLGAYIAQMQHLNYLHIGLIMTAFGLATVIGGRLSGKLAASMGPRNLLTLGLLLAATAELLLGFGGHWLGSLVAAVALLGFGFIFTHSTLLTRATEFAQKARGAAMSLVAFCFMGGGGAGTALGGALVSRWGLIDLFYLYGVALLLTWLLSFALIRHHVIECDELAIEVAE
- a CDS encoding thioredoxin family protein — protein: MDGIRKINVGGDSIGIRGLDDAIEELQAEYAAKSDTEVAEAMLAKLEKTNYFAPPARGEYAAALLREFRKALGQPYEEGAAGGLTVRVLGPGCPRCEQLFHRVAKVLAELNLAADLDSIKDPKEIAATGVVITPGLIINGRVVASGKVPGEPQLSQWLRAAAEE
- a CDS encoding TM0996/MTH895 family glutaredoxin-like protein — protein: MQIKVLGPGCPKCHKTEEIVREAVAEAGVEAQIEKVTGTMDIAAAGVFGTPAVIVDGEVKIVGKVPSKDQVKSWL